A window of Balearica regulorum gibbericeps isolate bBalReg1 chromosome 19, bBalReg1.pri, whole genome shotgun sequence genomic DNA:
GCAAGCTGTACTTCTGCGTTGTTTTATATGTTGTCGCACTGCagggagcaaaaagaaaagaaccttGTTGTATCTGAGGTGCTAACCTTTACTCTTGTACTTTGACCAACATCACATTGCACAGTGCCAACTTGGAGAGTGTGGACttgagtggctgtgtgggtgTCTTGCCAGCTGCCACTTTGAAATGCTGGTATGGATTAGAGCTGTGCGTACACATTCTGTGCTGCCTCTTTGTTCCTCTCACATGGGAAGGAGCTTGCCAAACACAAAGGGCGCTTATTTATTAATTGCGTTCAAAACTGCTTTCAGGAGAATAACTGTTCTTGAAGAAGGCTACATTGAGATCAGgccttctgaaagaaatttggTGTAATGAAGATACGCTGTCAGCTGTAGAAGAGGTGGTGTGACACAGATCAGGAGGGATAActtcctgcagaagagaagaaggTTTTTGGGAGCTCTCAGGTCAACAAGGATGGGCCTGCCTGACACTTTGGACTTCATGGAGCCAGAATCTGGTTGTCAACTTCTGCAGGCAGATACTGTGGGATTTGTTCATTGGGACAGTTTTATTTGggccttttcctcttttatcaATGCGATTAAAGGATCAGAAATAACAGGGAAGATTAAATGGTGAAGATGCCAAACCAAAGGGCTTATCCTCTTAGTGTCTGAACTCTGACCCATGTATTTAAAAGGGAGAAGGAATGAATGAGAGACTGTTACTAAGAGGAATTAGTTTGTGCCCCTGGAGACCTGTCCTGAGACTTGCTGCAAAGCAGTCAAAGCCATTCCGTCCTCCCCTCTAATGCTGTAGTTGCCAAACTCATGATTAAGTTCTCTTCTCTATGGGTGTACATGTGGCTCTCCTCTACTAAATCAACTTGCTTCTAAGATTTCACAACTCTCATGTTTTGCTCTTCTGGAGGGCGGTGagtattctgttttgtttgggtcATATGTAGGGAGTCATAAGGAAAGCAATGTAGCGTATGAAATGTCAGAAGGCAGAGAGTTGTATTGCAGCCCAAAATTCAGACTGAAACCCAATCCGCTGGTGACAGTGCAGGAACTGTCCAGCCAAGTGAGGGGTCCTTGCATAACCTGGGCCACTGCCTTCTGGAGACAACCAGCAGAACTGTTGCTCTTAGTTTGAAAGTGGTCTGTAGATTGCTTTTCTTATGGATTACTTTTACGGGAtggctgtttgttttgttttcagggatGGTCTAGCAGGTAGTCAGGCTTGCTTAATATGCCTATGTGTTGAACTTGAGACTTGTTTAAATCCCTCTGGTATGCTTTTTGCTCTGTCCCAGATTTCCTGAGGCCAGGACATCTAGCCTTACTACTTTGACTTACCATCTACTACTCTTCCAATAGGAATAAATGTTTCCTTGGTCTTTGTTAGCATCAGAAGGTACAAAACACTGTAGAGCTTGgatgctgtttttattttggatgctCTGACAACAAAATTTAACCACTATACAAATCTTCCTTCATTGCTGAAGATGTACCAGCCAAATGAAGTATTTCTGGGTTGTCAACTCTAAGCAGTATTCCACTTTTCCAGCCTGGGTTTAGTGTAGGGAATGGCAAGTGCTGTTCCTGATTCTGATGCACAGCCctatgctggggaaaaagaaggcCTAAAGAGTATTCCattgctttgtattttggaGTTCTTTGGATTTttggtggtgtggtttttttttttttttttaatcattgcaCTTCTGATACCTAACACTTTGTGGATTACCCTTTCAGACTGTCTGTCTGTACTACCTTTGGCAACAGTTGCcgttttgcttgctttcagttCTGAAGACTTTAAGTTTGAACACTTCCTTTTGACTTAGTGCTTTAGCTTATTCATCCTCAAACCTTGTCTGCTCATCTAACTTCGCCTCAGAGGCCTGTgtgaattttcttcatttgatcATATTTCTTTTGAGCTGTGCATCCCTTTTTTAGCTACCAGAGGCAAGAGTGTATTggtctttatttcttctgcagagaagaATATTCTGGCTTGCTCATATTCTTGATTgtcctctgctcttccctgtgAAACATTTGGGCATGCTTCTTATGAAAGAGATTGTATAGCATGAAGTAGTTTGAGTGATTTCTGGGAAATAATGCTGCcattttgtcaaaaaaacccccaacaaaccctTCATGTGAAGTTCTTTGGGATTATTCCGGATAAAGTACTGTATGCTTTTTGATTTAGGACTGGCAGTGCGTTCTTCTCCATTTGACCTGAACAATTGGGGCACCTGCCTGCCAAAAAGATTGAAAAACAATGGATTTTGCTACTTTATGCCTCAGGTctcctgtgttttatttaaatgttgtCCTGACATTCCTTTCATCTCTTTTACTTTCTCCTGAATTTGTGTTGGTTTGGAGCTTGAGGTTTAAGGGTAAAAGGTAACTATCTTATTGGCAATGCTTTCTTCCTAACTACCATTCAAGCTTTCTgtatcaaaatgaaattaaatgagctGCTTATCTGGACACACAAGTGGATgtccttttctctgccttctcctcagGTGATAAATTTATCCTTGGCTGCTTCTGGTAAAGTTATTATAACTTCTGCTAAATTATAGCTATGACAATAATGTGTCTTTAACTTCTTTAGTATCAAGTGGGACAGCTGTATTCTGTGGCAGAAGCCAGTAAAAATGAAACTGGTGGAGGTGAAGGAGTGGAGGTGCTGGTGAATGAACCCTACGAAAGAGATGGAGAGCGTGGGCAGTACACACATAAGATCTACCACTTACAGAGGTatgtgaaacattttattcCCAGAATTGTGCAAGGTTCCTCAGGCAAGAGGAACTGGAGGAAGATGCAGTAGGGTTGCAGTGACTGTAAATCACAGGTTATGTAAAGGCTGAAAGACATGGAGCTAAGACAGGAGTGTAACAGTAGCTGGCACAAGGTACAGCTGGAAGTGAGCATTACTGGTACACCTATATGCCCCTGTAAGCGTGGCTGTTGTCCCAAGAAAATCTGGCTCTgagcttttcaaagcaaatatgaTCCTGTTACCCAGTGTTTTGATAGTTGAATTTGGCTAAAGAACAAAATGCCTCCTAGATTTCAACCTGTTCtcaacctcttttttttttcttctttttttatttcctttcattatgTAAAGAAGGTTTAGATTAGCCTGTCCAATTCGGCAGTCTCTGGAAATCATCGTACTGGGAGTGGGGAGAACCCCACCAATTCCACAAGTGTGCATATGTGTGAGACTCTAGTGTCTGCGTTTCAGGTCATACTCTGCCTGTCTCAGAGTGTCTGGACCATAGCTCTCATTACCTGTAGTTCTTATCAATGCCTTTCTTCCCACGTCCAAATTCTGCAGCAAAGTGCCAACATTTGTGAGAATGCTGGCCCCTGAAGGAGCTCTGAATATACATGAAAAAGCATGGAATGCCTATCCCTACTGCAGAACTGGTGAGTGTGTGGGGAAGGACTGTGGGTTGCTGGCTTTTTGGTTtcttgggggtggagggggggatGGTAGGAGGGGATAATGAAGGAGGCAACCAGTAGGGAAGCTGTTTCAGCTCTTACCTTAGATTTCTGTTCTCTAAGCCCTTTCTGTggtcaggaaaagcaaaatacagtgCTGTGGAGTTAAAAGAAATGCCATCGTCTCATGTGCTGCTAATGAATGACAGTGAAAAAGAACAGACCAAGAAATGGATGTTAGTCCTACTAAAGGAACAGATGTATAACACCAGTGAAATGAATGTATGAGGGATGATTTGTGTACTCAAGCGcctggtggggaaaaaaaaaaaggaagatggaggAGGGGAACAGAGATGATCTTGGTTGCCTCTTGCTTAGTGCAGTTCGATGGGTGCAACAGCATAATGTGATTGCTATTTCTTCAATTGCAGTATCCAGGGTTAGTGAAGGTCGAACAGGTAATGCTACAGTTGCTCCTGGGGTGGAGGCTTGGCACAGCTATCCAAAACTCATCCAACAATTCTAAAGTGAATCCATCTGTAAAGGCTGGGGTGAGGCTCTGGAAGCTGCACAAAGTGGTGAAATAATGTcaaattcattttctgcaggagtgtttatttactttaataaGTATCTTATTTACTCACTGAAGTTATCAGCCACAACGTTTAAccactgctgtttttctggtCTTTGTTGCTGTAGGAACTGCAAATTTGACTTTGCCTCCAAACTTATGTAGTATTTTTGGCTGTGTTTTATGCTGTTTGTATCTTTGAAGAatacattttctgctgttttgtggTGGTACAGTTGCTACGGGAACTGTAAACTTAAAAATTCCAACTGTTCTTGAAACgcaatatagaaaaaaatatttttcaacaatttacttaattttaaattaagtgttttaaaagaaggaaaaagcttttcGGGAGGAAGGATAACGTTACTTCAGTACACGAAATTACATGCAGCAGTCTAGTGGAATGGatgtttcaaatacaaaattcagATACTGTCATCATCAACTGCAATATAAGTTTTTAATGAGTCACATAGTTCATAATGCTGAAACAAAGTTATTTACAACCTATCTCACATTTATGCAGTTTTCTTGCTGCATTTTACTTAGTTTATTACCTAGTTTATTAATTACCTAGTTTACCTAATTAATTACCtagtttattttcatgttaagTACACTTAGTTAGTTTAAATGGAAACAGTTCTTTCATTAATTCTTTAAACTGTGGAAACAGATCTGACTAAGATGATTCCAGTAAGTTTTGTTAGACATAATGCCTAGCTgtatcctcctcctcctctttttctccaccaatttctgaaacaaaggtATGGAGTTAGCTTGTTTTGTCACTTAGTTGCTTATCCTTCAGTTACACAATGCTAGCATTCTActtaagtggaaaaaatgtgatACTAAAATCAAGTACAAGACTTTACAACACAGTTgaagaaatttcagattttgGTATGCTAGAAATGataacataacaaaaaaaaaatcctcaactGTAATAAACACCAATATAATACGAGATAAAAAGTGCTTTGTTGTGGGGGTTGGAGCAGAAGGCAGTTTTTTAATGCGGAGGCTGACAAATCTGTTTAGAGAATCTGCCAGCCTGACGTGAgtcaagaaaaattcagaaaagttgCTGAAACCTTCACTTGCTAGTactgggcaggagggaagaaCCCATGTATGTGGTGTAGGCTGCCTTGTGCATTCCCATCTCAGTTTGGGACACGCGCAGATATTTTGGTTGTATGTGAGAAGACTTGGATGGCCTCATGTGAATCTGTGTGTGATATAAAATGCCATGCTGGTTTTCAGTCCTCTCACTAGAGTTTGAAATCTAAGAGCCAGGGGCACAGTAAGAACTAAGCCTGATTTGACTGTGTAGGAGTTAGTGGTACTTCTGCCTGTGCCCTCCTGTACCAAGGTGATCGTAGTGCACTGGAGTGCTGCTTGTTTGCATATCAGCTATCATGTAGAGACTTTTAAGTTTGAATAAAGCAGTACTTTTAGTTAATTGTGCATCAtgctaagctttttttttaattatatgagATTATCCTTCTTACATTTCCCTGTATCTCCTCTGAAAAGTTCAATTATCACTTTAATATGCATATTATATACCATTATCAAAGAACTACTGAAGGTTGAGGGAATTTAAATGCGTAGCTTATAACTTCCTGCAATTCTGCACACTTGTTTGTGCTGTAATATGTTGGTTTTGTGTACATTGAATGGAAgccttgctttcctcctttgAGAGTATGAACTGTAAATGAGATTGTCGTTGTATGCATTTACAACTTCTGCAGTAAAAATGAAGTGAGAATTACCTAATAGTTATAACTGTGGGCTGGTGCCAAGGAGAACAGTGTTCTTGGTTCTTTTCTGCAGTCCGACTTAAATATTAATGTcacttaaatgtttttagaaaagcaatttgATGTGTGTTCCGCTCTTCTGGGTGTCAGCATGAGATGCCTGTGGCCAAATGTCAAGAAATTGCGAAGTTATAACTGCAGCTGAAATGTGTAGGAGTTGCTGCTGTAATGCCTCAAGTGCAGGCCATAATTTGTAGCAAGCAGAGCATCTAAGTATTAATGGACATTTCTAAAGAGattaatttgtttgctttacaaATGAGGAGTCTTCCCCACAGAGAAGAAATTAGGAAGGTGAAGGGACCTGTTTTAAGGCAGCTGCATAGTCATGGTGCATAGTCATGGAAAAGCAGTTTGTCATGGGAAGGTGGGAAGGCTCTGGTTTATAATTACTGCTGgtttattcagtattttgtgtggactagcaggaaaaaaaccttcttctCGCAGAAATAATGACATGTTCATTGAGATGAAATTCAGCCTGTTAAAAATTAGCCTCAGTTCTGCTTGCTTGTTCTCTCCTTCCACCCCAACATGTCAGTCTAAATAATTAGCCTTCTGTAAATTGCTGTAAAAACCAATTTTCAAATTGTTAGGGGTTTAGAGCAGTCCAAGACCCAGCAGTAGGCAATTAAAGTAGCTGGATGTGCATGGTAGGTGCTAAGGGATAGTACTGTCTAAAGGGTGTTGGGTTGGAAACTCATGAATTGTAATAGtaccttcaaaacaaaattgcttCTTAGTAAAGCCCTCATGTTAAACTTCTGAACAAGTCAGCCAAGTTCAACTTTAGCTTCAGATATCCTTGTTCTTAGAGTAGAATTGCTAACATTCTCTGATGGCTCAGGTAGGACAGATGCTGCCTGTTACAGGatctttaattgcttttctgtgttgAATAATTGAGCCTGACTACCCAGGGAGTTTAGTTACCATGAGCAGTGGAGATGTAGAGGGTCTGGTTACTGCGTGGAGGACTGATGAGGTCTGCACTGGCCTGAAATCCAGCATGTGTTTGCTTTGGAACTATGGAGAGGTTTCTTATCTGCAAGCTGAGAAAGGATTGGTAAAATGCCGTCAGCTGAACATACTTATTCCATCTTCTCATCCAGCTGGCTGGAGTCCAGAGAGCAGAAGTGGCAGTACATAATTAATTGCTGCTCCTCTGGGTTTCTCCAAGTCTGAGAATTtccagaggagaaggaggtgaaATTAGCTGTTTTTTATCGACTTCTAGGGTTTTTCCCTCGGTAGTATTAGCAGCCCCTGGGAAGCTGAAGTTGTCCCTGTTTTGTTGATAGGGGGAGGAGGGCGATGGTTGCTGTACATGCTTTTTTCACTAAAGTACTgtatctctttcttttcatgtgTTGATTTCTTGGACCAGTTATTACAGTAAGTATTGTTTTTACTGATGATCTATGGCAGCATGTGTAATGTCTGAAATGAAGCATTCTGGGTATAAGAAGCTCTTTAGCCTCAGCTAAAGGCACTTTAGCTTTTGTCATTCTTACAGTGTAGATTATCATGTAGATTAAACCCCCTTACCAACTGTGGCATATCCACAAACACTTTGTAACTAGGGACAGAGATCTTCACTGCAGCAACGCTCAGCTTTACAAATGGGAATGTACCATTGCCTAGATAAActgattaaaagaaagataGCTCATACCGTTATGTCCCTTTGAGTAATCTGTCTCCTGAATTTGATATTTCCTTTTACATGCTGAGTGTTTCACCGGCTTGTGCTTTTGTTTCTACTCCCTTGAGGGAGGATAGGGTTACCTTTGGAAATCCTTTCCTACTCACAGTAATAATAAGAAATGGAAAGTTTTTTTGCTTACTTGGCAGAGCTGTGCTTCTTGTCCCTTCCCTTTCCAGTGTCAAAAGCTCTCAACACATCAGTTTAATATTGTTGTTCGTTTGAAGAGTTGGATCCAAATATGTACTCAGTGCTAGATcaataatttctttgaaaagacaATTTCTGCCTAGTTAACTTATGTTATCCCTTCTAAACTCTAAATAGAGTGGCAGATATTGTCCTTTAcagaaaaagctatttataAACTCCAAATGTTTCACTGAAACAATGACACTTATGTTTTTTCAGTGAACAGCTTGTGGTTTATTTGATCTTACATGTTTAGTGATCAAACAATTTTTCTAAATGCAATGATATATTTACTGATAATTCTAAAGTTCCCTAAGTCAAACCCCAATCAAGTTATAATTCTTTGAGTTGACTTTCCTACTGCTTACCTAGTTAATAAGAGCTAGAGTTATATATTCAAAGAATAACAAGCAGCTTTGTTTTGATGACAGAATGAGTATATGAAGGATGACTTCCTGATCAAAATTGAAACCTGGCATAAATCAGATCTTGGAACACAAGAGAACGTAAGTACTTGTGTCGTGTATTTTACTCATCCCTTTAATGTCACAATGCTGCTTTCCGTGCTAGATTAGAGAATTGCTGTGTGGAACTGTGTATTCACTGTGTTCCGAGATTTGAAATGCTTATCACACTAGCGAGGCAGAAGCTCCCTCCTGTTGGCTTCTCATACATGCTGAATAAAATTTTCCCCCAAACACTCGTTCTGTGTGAGCACCCTTGCTTCTTTAGAAGATCTTGTATTGTGCATTTACAGTGGTGTGTCCTCTCAGTATGTGGAAGGGGAACGCTAGGTGTCTGCATCTCCATCTGTTTTTTTACGGTCTTAGAATTGGAGTGTTCTGTAGTTGAATCAGTTATGTTAGTCTTGTACTTTCACTGCAGGTTCATAAACTGGAGCCAGATGTGTGGAAGAATGTAGAAGCTATTTATATCGACATTGCTGACCGGAGTCAAGTACTTCCCAAGGTATGGTAGGTGGGTAAGAGCTCCCTAGTGTGGGAGGCCTTGTGCTAAAAGAGGGATAATGTACAAACTGTGTTCCCAGGGATGGTTACAGGTAACAGGACAAATGAGAGgatggaaagaggaggaaagacatTCCTTGAAAGTGTTTAAGCAAGCTAGAGGAAGAGCTCTTTAAAAAGCTATGTCAATACTGCCTGTAAAATGTGTTGCTTAGCCTTACAGTGTGtgtaattgtgtgtgtgtatatatgtatgtgtatcaGCCCTGTAGCTGATTATAATGCTTGAATAACAAGAAATGACACTGCCCTTTCCAtacagaatctttttttaagctgtctCCTTTTTGAAACTGACCCATGGCTTCACAAGTGTGTCTTGAAATCATGTAGCTAATACTTTGTTCTAAGAATCACTACAGTTACTGTAAGAAACTACAGGATATTTCTGTActgtactggaaaaaaaccccaaccttatGAAAATGGAATGTTGTTTGAGTTTCCccacttaaatatttctgatgccATTCAAATATGGCTAATTTACCTGTTCTCAAACTTGGTCTTGGGTATTAAACCAGAACTAGTGcttattttagcttttctttccaataaAGATGAATTGGTAGAACATGAGTAGCATCTGATTCTGATGGGGGGGCAGGTACTAAGCTGTATCTGCACATACAAACTATTCTGAATTAAATGCTGCCAGAGAGGAAGGGGAATTTACCTGGGACAGAAGACTCCTGAAGAAGATGTTACCAGCTGATCACTTTTGGCAGTAAACTGATGATGATTTGagtttgtcttcattttaattcaattGGGGGTAGGAGTACAGTACACACCCTCGTCTTAATCCAACATGCAGGAAGGGAATGCTGCAAATCAATAGGGGCATAACTGAtgcctctttctttttggtGGTACTGTGAGTTTGACTGTACTTTTCTTCTAGTGTGTGATATGTGAGCATCATACTGATACAGTGCTGTGAAAAATACCACAGGTCCAGAGAGCATAGctattttctgcagcagcagtgtttaGCTCCCAAAGAACAAGTGGTTACAGGAAACCTGTCGTGAGGGTTTACAGATCTTCTGATAGTCTTACCCCAAAGAAGTCCTTACAAAGGTCATATCAGCTTGTTACCACTTCTTCACATAGGTCTAGGACACAGCACAGGGGGGAGAAATATGTTTCCTTGAAGAGTGCTCGACCTAATGTTGAAGTCTGAAAACAGTAGCTCTTGAGAAGGCAGTTAGAGGTTAGTCTTTGcccaccagaaaaataaatcctttgtgACAGTGAGCAGCTGGGTAACTGTAGGATAGTTTGCGTTTAATCTTGTGTGTCTATCCAATAGGATTACAAGGCAGAAGAAGACCCAGCAAAATTTAAATCTGTCAAGACTGGACGTGGACCTCTGGGTCCCAACTGGAAGGTGTGTATTGCATGAGTTCAGATACTGGGGCTTGGAGCCACAGATATGTCTGTAAAACATTGGATTCGCTTCTGTAGAAGAAAACGCAGAACTCGGTTGGTGATCTGTTCTGAAGTTAAAGGAAATGGAAGAGTTCAGTACAAATAAAACGAGTTCCAAGAAATTGCCAGCCCAAGGGTTCACCCAAGAGAGTTCAAGGACGAAATAGCTGAGTTATGAGAAGCAATGTTTAACCTTTCACATAAATCTTTGGAATCTGGAGACTCTACAAGTGCAAATATGATACCAGTCTTTAAAAGGGACCCTGAATGGGATCTGGGGAGCTATGGGTGTGCAAGTCTGATCTCTAGCAGGCAAGCTTAGTAGAAGCTGGGGTTGATATGATCCACTTAGGAGGAGTGGATATGGCTCCTGTAAAAGGAAGTAGGAAAGTCCATGTTACGAACTTTGCGAAGCTTTCTTAAGGGTTTGATAATTATGTGGATGACTCAGCTGATGTAACCTAATTCCAGAAGGTTTTAGATAGGGACTTTGTCAAAAGACTTTTAAGGAAACTAAGTAGCCATAGCGCAGCAGTTAAGATACTGAAAGACATAAATTTAGTGGAATTAAAAATGGAGAatagaggagaggaagggaatggTCTCCATCCTCAAAATAGAGGGAAGGCCATCTGTGGGGGAAACTAGGGTACATTTTCATCATGCTCTTATATACCATGGAAAAGGGGTCAGAAAATACGTGACAGAACTTGTCGATGAAAGATAGGCAAGGCGTAAGGATGCAAGGTGATTGTGAGGAACTGTGGAAAGACTTCATAGGTATGACTGAAGagctgctttcctggagacaTTTGACCTGAGTCCTGTTGTGACTATCTTTGTGTCTTtgcagaaggagctggggaagCAGACAGATTGTCCGTACATGTGTGCTTACAAACTGGTAACAGTCAAGTTCAAGTGGTGGGGTCTGCAAAATAAAGTTGAGAACTTTATACAGAAGGTAAGTGAGCTCTTTGATGGGGAGAAATGTGGAAAAGAGGCGTATTTCATCTCCCGTCTGCTTTAGCACCTCAGCTGCTTCTAGTAGCATATCCTGGCTGGAGATATTAACTTGAAACCCAGTCATGTCACCTCAGGCAATGTAGTACAGCAATCAGTTTAAGTTGGATTCAATTTGCTGCTAATCcaagggcagggctggctgaTTGTTCTGCGAATTGGCTATTGAACCGTTTTCACTCTAATGTATGAAGGTAAACTGGCTGTTTTGCCTTGTTTAATAGATCAGCCTGAGAATCACTGTCATTTGGTAGTTGATTTGTGAATGAGATGATGCATATATACTAGGGTTATTTATGTCAGGGGCAAGACATGTTTTTGTGGGGAGATAGCTACAGTTACCTGATCCTAATCAGCTGAAGATCTTTCTGGCAAGTCCTAGAGCTCtcttcatgtttttctctcccagTCCGCTGCTTGAAAAacctgtattaaaaataagtagatGGTGGGAAACTCCATTAACTTAAAACATGAGTAATTGGTATCctgaaaagagctttttctgTGGCAGAGTTCTTAAGCCATGAACAGCAGAAGGATGCTAGACCTGGGAATCGGTACGGGCAATTTTCCAGGCAATGCCACGTTCATAAAATGCAGATCATGGAGACTTCTCAGTGATTAATATTGATAAACTATGACGCTGCTTCTGCAAAAGCAATTCTCTGGTGATACAATCTAAAGAGAACCCTAAGGGGGAATGACCATGCTGCTACAGGATTTCAAATACCTGTAACAAAAGCGTTGAACAAAGCAGTGTCTTGAATCCCTTTCTGAGTGTCTCTTCAGCCGCACTCTTGCGTCAAAGTAGTTGAGCTGCTTTTGATGAGAGCAAGTTATCATCAGATGTAAAACCATAATTGGTAGAACTGAAGTGTCCTTCCTTAATGGGAACTTTCCAGGAGGCATTGTATACCCTTGTCTAATATAATGATTTTGTCTAGCTTGTCTcctataaaatggaaataaattgctCCCAACTTGGAGTAGCTTGTGCACATTAGttactgctgctgaaaggtTTTCAGCTGTGGAAAACAAGTTTAGGCTTTTTTTAggtcagtgaaaaagaaaaaaagcaaggtaGGTGCATGTCAATCCTTTACACTTGCTAACCTCTGGTTTTTAGCAAGtcaaggattattttaaaaatacttttattctgtttctgcttttttctgcaCCTTCAGGCCAACTATTGTGCTCTAAGTAAACCCAACCTGGAGCACTTTATTCAGTCAGAACAATACTGTCAAATCAAAGGAAATTACTAAAGCATTCAGTAATTTTTTCAAGGTGCTGTGCAGGCTGCTGTCTAGGCTtgacaaaaaaatgcatttctctggAGATTCAAGGCTCTAAATATTctgttaaaagaataaaaattagcTAGCTTCAGTTTCCAATTGTGGTACCTATATAGAAAGGTGGGTGAGGGAGCTGGTTCTTCAGTGTATGCATCTCTGAAAATTGTTATGTTCCAGTTAGATTCATATTAATTGCCCTATGAGTAAGCTCGCTTGTATGTTTTATTCCTCCTTCTTTTGCAGCAAGAAAAGCGTCTCTTCACAAACTTCCATCGGCAGCTCTTTTGCTGGCTTGATAAGTGGGTTGATCTGACTATGGAGGACATTCGTAGGATGGAGGAGGAGACCAAGAGACAGCTGGATGAGGTCAGTGGAAAAGCAGGGCAGGTGTGGGTTGTGTGAGAAACTGTTTCCATCCAGTACAGTAGAGAGAGGAAAGACTGCCGCATTGTCATAGCGCAGTGTGTATTGTCCTCCTGCTATTTAGGTCATGCTGCTTGTGGTTTGAATGATTTGCTATGACCCCATTGTGCTGGCATCTCCTTCTAATCATTATGGGcttctcctcctgtttgttgttGAGCCAATAAATGTATTGAACCACAGGTAATGAGGGTATGAGTGGCAATGATTTGTTTACCGCTTTAATATCTTCTATTAACTTTTACCCAAAGCTGAATGGTTATTTTTGTCCTTGTTAGTTTCCAAAAACCAGTTCAGTAAAAGGATTTTTAGCTCTCGGTATTATAAGCAGGTAGTGTGG
This region includes:
- the PITPNA gene encoding phosphatidylinositol transfer protein alpha isoform isoform X1, translating into MVLIKEYRVILPVSVEEYQVGQLYSVAEASKNETGGGEGVEVLVNEPYERDGERGQYTHKIYHLQSKVPTFVRMLAPEGALNIHEKAWNAYPYCRTGECNEYMKDDFLIKIETWHKSDLGTQENVHKLEPDVWKNVEAIYIDIADRSQVLPKDYKAEEDPAKFKSVKTGRGPLGPNWKKELGKQTDCPYMCAYKLVTVKFKWWGLQNKVENFIQKQEKRLFTNFHRQLFCWLDKWVDLTMEDIRRMEEETKRQLDEMREKDPVKGMTAADD
- the PITPNA gene encoding phosphatidylinositol transfer protein alpha isoform isoform X2 translates to MLAPEGALNIHEKAWNAYPYCRTGECNEYMKDDFLIKIETWHKSDLGTQENVHKLEPDVWKNVEAIYIDIADRSQVLPKDYKAEEDPAKFKSVKTGRGPLGPNWKKELGKQTDCPYMCAYKLVTVKFKWWGLQNKVENFIQKQEKRLFTNFHRQLFCWLDKWVDLTMEDIRRMEEETKRQLDEMREKDPVKGMTAADD